A stretch of Castanea sativa cultivar Marrone di Chiusa Pesio chromosome 2, ASM4071231v1 DNA encodes these proteins:
- the LOC142625177 gene encoding uncharacterized protein LOC142625177: MEEYNIEHHKSSPYRPQANGAIEAANKNVKKILTKMVVTYKDWAEKLLFALRGYRTSIRASTGATSYSLVYGSEAVLPIEVEIITKILEEDWAKARYEQSALTDEKRDRAQYHAQGYQKRIVRAFNKKVKPRNLKEGDLVLKVLRDEIFDPRGKMKPR, encoded by the coding sequence ATGGAAGAATATAACATTGAGCATCACAAGTCTTCACCATATCGACCACAAGCTAATGGGGCTATAGAAGCAGCTAATAAGAATGTGAAGAAAATCCTAACCAAGATGGTAGTGACATACAAAGATTGGGCCGAGAAGCTTTTGTTTGCCTTACGAGGTTATAGAACTTCTATCCGTGCGTCAACTGGGGCAACATCTTACTCTCTGGTTTATGGTAGTGAGGCGGTGCTTCCTATTGAGGTGGAGATAATAACCAAGATCCTAGAAGAGGATTGGGCTAAGGCGAGATATGAACAATCGGCTTTGACAGATGAAAAGAGGGATAGGGCACAATATCATGCACAAGGGTACCAAAAAAGAATCGTTAGAGCATTTAACAAGAAAGTAAAACCAAGAAACCTTAAAGAAGGGGACTTGGTCCTAAAGGTGCTTAGAGATGAGATTTTTGATCCAAGAGGAAAGATGAAGCCAAGGTAG